A region of the Arachis hypogaea cultivar Tifrunner chromosome 15, arahy.Tifrunner.gnm2.J5K5, whole genome shotgun sequence genome:
tGAAATTGGTATTTAGAGGATTTAATTTATGTCACTGGAACTACTACTAATTTAGTAAGGAGAGAAGATGAGTTGTAGTTATTGCTTGTGATTGATGCATATCTTGGATGGAATGATAATGATTTCATTTACCCCTAAACATTAAGATATATGCGTGTATAACGAAGTAACGAACAAAATAATGGTAACTCCTTAAAAAGAAAAGTTGTTACTCTAGTAAGAGGAGAAAGAAAACACTATAGTAGTGAGATATCAGATATATAAACTGACTTAAACATGGGAATTGGAGTGTTCTTCTAGATAACTTTTATGGGGTGACATTGTAGATAAACAAGTTGTCAAAATCCCATTTATCATCAAGGTCGAAAAAATAAAACTACTCCGACCTTATGAAATAACATGCTTTTAGATCTATAATGAGGTTGCTCGCTGTGATTGTCAACCAAATAAGATACTGCACTAATGTAGTAAAAATCATGAAGATCATAGAGTATTTCTTtccacaaaaatatttaataacaaaaaaattagtcaaaaacaATTAGACCTTGTCTTATTTAAATTTGGAAAAAACTCGGGACATTTTAgactctttctttccttttttttttttattcattgatctATTATCGTCTCTAATACtccttctcttttattcttagaTGTCTTCCAtcgtcataaaaaaaataaagatatattcCTTCCTTTTCTAATCTAAGATGGTGggtactcaattttttttaagggtAAGATTGAGAGAAATGTTAATATCATGACACATAATTTTACGGCTCAAGAATTTGAATATGGTTTGCAAGGTGGTGTTTTGGCTGTTTATGGAGGAAAAATGTGTTTTACGTCTAGGTGAATGTCTGTGGTCCAAGGCCAACACGCAGGGGGCGTGGTGCCTGCTACACGTGGAGGGCATGAAGATGATGTGGCAGCATGTGGTTGGACGAAGAGAGAATCACGTAGGGGGCGTGATGACGTCAGCACGCTGGGGGCGTGATGACGTGGCTGAAGATGGTTGGCTGGCTGAGCAGCAAGTGGGGGCGTGTTGACTCAGTAAGTGGGGGGCGTGATGACGTGGCTGACGTGGCTGAAGATGGTTGGTTGGCTGAGCAGCAAGTGGGGGGCGTGCTGACGTGTACGTATCATGTGGGGGCGTGATGAGTCAGCACGCGGGGGCGTTTTGACACGTGGCAAGCTGTGATTGGCGGAGACAATCAGCACGTGGGGGCGTGGTGAAAGCTTTCCTCTATATAAGGCAGTGCTCGGGTTCATTTTCATTATGAGTAAGAGTGTATGAGTGTTCTTTGGGTGTGTTTGAAGCGTAATGGAGGGTACCGCAAACTTAATGGTGTATCGCGACGGTGAGATAATACGTaatactcatgagggagtgagGTTTGTGTGCCAGAATCCGTTTTCGTTTGTGGTTCCATGCACCATGACGTTAATGGAGCTTCAGAATGGTCTCTGTCAAAGCATGGAGAACAGTACGTTAATGAGAACAGTACGTTAATACAGTTTGATACCATGCCAATCACAGACGAAGTGAGTATGCAGAATATGTTTCAAATTCACCGGCAGACTCAGATGCGACAGCCACAGATTGatctgtatgttgagtttgaaaccGTAGAGGTAGAAGGGACTCAAAATGATTTAGAGGTGGGGGATGATAGAGCTGCAGTGTACGAGGGAATGAATAGTGACAGTGAAGAGGACTTCAAAGCCACTTATGAAGCCGACGATGAAGATGAGGATGGTGATGTGGGAGTTGAGATAGCAGCGGAGAATGTAGTGGTTCATCCTTCGATCAGTCAACCGATGAACGTGCCACCTTTTATGCGTGAGGTGGATCTCGACGCCATGCATGCACCGGAGTTTCCGGAATATTCAAAATAGGTACGTGATGACTAAATAATGCGTTGTTGTTAATTTATGCATTGGATTGATTAGTAAACGATGATTTCTACTTTCTGTAGGCGTTGCTAATCCTGAGGACGGAGAGTTCCGGATTGAAATGGAATATAGTTCTAGAAAGACGGTCGTGGCAGCAATTAGAAGTTACACTATCGCTAGAGGAGTTGACTACGacgtgtatgagtctgagccacagacgttctatgcaaaatgcaaaatgtATGGGTGTGGGTGCGACTGGCTTATCCGAGCCAGCTTGATAAGGAAAAAAGGTTGTTGGGAGATACGCAGATACAACGGTAGGCACACGTGCTCAATGGGAGTGATTTCACAGGATCATTCGAAGTTGGACTCGAATACAGTTGCTGAGGCTATAAGGCCGTTGGTCGAGACTGACCCGTCCATCAAGGTGAAATCTATAATAGCCGAAATTCAGTCAAGGTTCAACTATACCATCAGTTAccgaaaggcttggttggcaaaacAGAAGTCCATAGCGAAGGTTTTCGGTGATTGGGAGGAGAGTTAccaagccttgccatggtggctcTTGGTTATGGTTCAGAAGATGCCTGGGTCAGTTGTCCAAATAGAAACACGGCCACTGTACAACGGGAATGAGGAGGCGCAAGGGGTAAAAATACTTCATCGCGTATTCtggagtttcaatccatgcatTCGGGCATTTAGGCATTGTAAGCCCCTAGTTCAAGTTGATGGCACACACCTATATGGCAAGTACAAAGGTACACTTCTGATCGCTGTTGCACAAGACGGGAACCAGAATATTGTGCCTATCGCTTTTGCCTTGGTGGAAGGGGAGACAGCCGACGCGTGGCACTTCTTTCTCAGGAATCTGCGAATGCATATTGTCAGAAAAGACGGTGTGGGAATGATCTCAGACCGGCATGAGTCAATTCGGGCAGCAGTAAATCGTTCCGGAGGTGACTGGCAACCTCCAAGAGCATGGTGGATGTTTTGTATAAGGCACATCGGCAGCAACTTCCTACGAGCATTCAAAGTCCCTCACTTGCAAAAGCTTGTGGTCAACATCGGGTATTCAAGAACGGTGGAGGAGTATAACATCAACTATAAGAGGCTGGAAGAGTGAGGCGAGGCATATGCCAGGTGGTGCGACGACATCGGACTTAGACATTGGGTATTGGCGTTCGACGAGGGACATCGATGGGGCCATATGACGACGAACCTTGTCAAGTGCATTAACTCAGTGTTGAAGGGTGCCCGTAATCTACCTGTGTTGGCACTAGTCCGAGCAACATATTATCGGTTAAATGAACTTTTTACGCGAAAGAGTGCCGAGAGTCACGAACGCAAGCGTGCTGGATTTACCTATTCCGTATTCGCACAACAGCGGATTGAGGCAAATATGCATCAGGCTGGGAATATAGTTGTGCACTGTTTTGACAGACGGAATGAGGTATTTGAGGTGCGCAAAAGGACTAGCGAAAAGGTGTTAGTCGTTGATCTTGTGCGACGAAGATGTGACTGTGGGCACTTTCAGGTGGAAAGAATACCATGTTACCATGTTATTGCTTGCTGTGCTAACCAGCGTCTCGATTGGCAGCTGTATGTGCATGATGTGTACAAGATGACAGAGGTTCGTAAGGTATATAGATTCGAGTTCACACCGTTAGGTGATGCCGAGACATGGCCTTCATATGAGGGACCCACATTGGTCGCTAATCCCGCCCTGAGGCAAACGTCGAAGGGTCGCCCGAAATTGACCAGATACTTGAATGAAATGGACTCACGCGACATGTGTGGTCCTCGGATATGTCATCTCTGTGGTGCTCAGGGTCATAGTCGGAGTCGATGTCCTCAGCGTGCTGGACCGAGTGGTGCgggggtttagggttttattttCATCGTGTTTGTATCTCTAAATTTGCAATTCGTCAGTTGAGTTTTTTTTATCTTAGTCATGTTTGTATTTTCAAATATGAGATTATCCATTGATGTTTAACACCaagttaatataaatatttactgCCTTCGTGAAGCAAATATACAAAAGATTAAGTACGAATTACATCGGTCAACATACAGAACATTAAATACGATATTACATTAAACCTTACATTAAACCTTAGGAACATTAAATCTAAAAAACCCAACACAATGCTCACTTCCTACGAGCCATCCAGTTCAGTGTCTTACCCATCATGCCTTGACCTGGCCGCGACGGAGTATACCTATCAGGCGGATTTCGCTCCGTCCGTAGGTCATATGGGTGCCCTGGATCCCGGTCATCTGCACCTGGAGCGACCGACCCACCTGCCTCTGCCGGAGGAGCCGACCCACCTATCCATGCTGGAGTGGATGCATCGGGGTTGTACTCGTCAATTACTGTGTATGTCCGCCGAAGGAATCTACTATCACAAGACGCACCCGCTGACGAGTGCTCGAAAGCATGACCCCGCAAACCATGCATCGTACCGACTGATGCCCCATGTGGATCAGCCGACCCTGATGGTGAATGCATAGCACTAAAATCTGACCAACCACCCAAACTAGCGTTGGCCCAATTCTGTTGTTGCTGATCTCCGTGACCGCCGgcggagaagtcaaaccaatcaTCACCGGCTGGAATCGTCAGTATGGGCTGACGTAACTGGCTGGACTGGCCCGGGTGGCTTCCCTGAGGGTGCTGAGAGTGCTGAGAGTGCTGAGAGTGGTGGTTGGACGCACTGTGGTGACTGTGATGGCTACCATGATTCTGGTCCGGTGGCTATGGTACATAATAAGGAAACGGCTCAAACACTGCATGCTGAGGTGCAGGTGGCTGAGGTGCAGGTGGCTGAGGTGCAGCTGGGCCCTGAGGAACATACTCCGACAATCTCAGCATATGTCCGAACGAGTGCACATACCAATCCCGATACTCCCTGGTCGGTATAAAGTCCCAGATCGGAAGGGGGTGCAGATCCCGCAGTCGAGTGTTTCGCCTGTTGCCCCACTCCACTATCCATGGCCCATGCAAAATTGTCCAGTCATGAAGCTGCACTCCGCGAAGAGCGAGGCAATGCTGGTCCAGTGGAATGTCCCTTGCTCCTCGCGGGGGAGGCTATGCGAACCCAAACTGACGCATCACTCAGTCCGCAAGGTGCCATTCGATACACTCGAACGACAACAACGGAGCAACGGTATCACACACATCAAGATGTCCATGTAACTCACCGGGTATGATCATTCCTTCGTACGGCCGCCACTCAAACCGTCACATATAATTCGTACGTCATAACCCTAACATTAATGTTTGGAAATAGGAATCACACGAACCATAAATATTTACCTCCTGCATGTAGTCTATATCATGCCTAAAATTCGCTACGGTCTTCGCTAACCACAATGTGGTCCGTTCCGAATGACTCCACCTGATACTGGCAACTGGTATCTCAGCAGGTGGAAGGGTATGTCTCGGTACCGGCGCAAGACAAAGCATTCGCTCCCATGCCCAAACAAACAACAGATTAAGAGGGCCATCCATCTCCTTCGTATCATATCGTGATGCACGACATAGTGCTCTGTAAAGATGTGCAAGACATGCTGACCCCCAACTATAAGTATGGATCCGCTCGAAATCGCGAAGCAACGGTAGATACTTCGCGTGGGCGTATGCGGTCGACTTATCTGTGAATAGGGTCGACCCTAACACACAGAAAATCTGACATCTGACGTATCTCCTTATGGACTCTTTAGTGTCCAACGGCTCCGCATCTCTGATACGTCGAACCCAACCAAGCTTTATATAGGATTTCGAATTACTACTGAGTACTGGTTCACGTCCGAATACTGCCATGCTCTGACTTTGAACGAAGTCACTACTACTGTCAATCCATCCACTCACAGGTTCTCCATCGATAGATAAGCCAAATATATGCGACATCTTCCAATGTCACTGTAACCTCACCCACCGGCAACACAAAAGTGTGAGTCTCCGGCCTCCACCTTTCAACCAGAGCAGCTAATAAGGGTGAAATCATCTTATCACCCTAATCTTCGATATGTGGTAGAATCTCGTGGCGCGTAAGTAGTTTTCCACCATCGGGTTCCACGTCTGTGGCGGATCCAGTTTACGCACCAACAAATTCCTGTTAGGCtacattaacaaaaatatatttgtt
Encoded here:
- the LOC114925317 gene encoding uncharacterized protein → MTTNLVKCINSVLKGARNLPVLALVRATYYRLNELFTRKSAESHERKRAGFTYSVFAQQRIEANMHQAGNIVVHCFDRRNEVFEVRKRTSEKVLVVDLVRRRCDCGHFQVERIPCYHVIACCANQRLDWQLYVHDVYKMTEVRKVYRFEFTPLGDAETWPSYEGPTLVANPALRQTSKGRPKLTRYLNEMDSRDMCGPRICHLCGAQGHSRSRCPQRAGPSGAGV
- the LOC112747787 gene encoding uncharacterized protein, with product MEYSSRKTVVAAIRSYTIARGVDYDVYESEPQTFYAKCKMYGCGCDWLIRASLIRKKGCWEIRRYNGRHTCSMGVISQDHSKLDSNTVAEAIRPLVETDPSIKVKSIIAEIQSRFNYTISYRKAWLAKQKSIAKVFGDWEESYQALPWWLLVMVQKMPGSVVQIETRPLYNGNEEAQGVKILHRVFWSFNPCIRAFRHCKPLVQVDGTHLYGKYKGTLLIAVAQDGNQNIVPIAFALVEGETADAWHFFLRNLRMHIVRKDGVGMISDRHESIRAAVNRSGGDWQPPRAWWMFCIRHIGSNFLRAFKVPHLQKLVVNIGYSRTVEEYNINYKRLEE